A genomic window from Flavobacterium sp. I3-2 includes:
- a CDS encoding c-type cytochrome, with protein sequence MKTLYKFVALAGVSALTTSCFNKENPNYQLFPNMYESVAYETYSESPAFKNGKEGQLPAKGSIPRGFEPYEYENSPEGLAAAKANLKSPITEPTAEDLAEGKKLFDIYCAICHGEGGDGKGNLVKREKFLGVPSYADRDITPGSVYHVITYGMNSMGSHKNQLTQHERWLVTEYVMKLKSEL encoded by the coding sequence ATGAAAACTTTATATAAATTTGTAGCATTAGCAGGAGTTTCAGCTTTAACTACTTCTTGTTTTAATAAGGAAAATCCAAACTATCAGTTGTTTCCTAATATGTACGAGTCTGTAGCTTACGAAACTTATTCTGAGTCACCTGCTTTTAAGAACGGTAAAGAAGGTCAATTACCAGCTAAAGGATCTATTCCTCGTGGATTTGAGCCTTATGAGTATGAAAATTCTCCAGAAGGTTTAGCAGCTGCTAAAGCAAACTTAAAATCACCTATTACTGAACCAACAGCTGAAGATTTAGCAGAAGGTAAAAAATTGTTCGATATTTATTGCGCAATTTGTCATGGTGAAGGAGGAGATGGAAAAGGTAATTTAGTTAAAAGAGAAAAATTCTTAGGTGTACCAAGTTATGCAGATAGAGATATTACTCCAGGTAGTGTTTATCATGTAATAACTTACGGTATGAATTCAATGGGTTCTCACAAAAATCAATTAACACAGCACGAACGCTGGTTAGTTACTGAGTACGTGATGAAATTGAAATCGGAATTATAA
- the nrfD gene encoding NrfD/PsrC family molybdoenzyme membrane anchor subunit gives MSSHYEAPIRKPLVLGDKSYHDVTVDVARPVEGRANKQWWIVFSIALIAFLWGVGCVAYTVSTGIGTWGSNKTVGWAWDITNFVWWVGIGHAGTLISAVLLLFRQKWRMAINRSAEAMTIFSVCQAGMFPVFHMGRPWLAFWVLPMPNQFGSLWVNFNSPLLWDVFAISTYLSVSLVFWWTGLLPDFAMLRDRAISPFTKRVYSILSFGWSGRAKDWQRFEEVSLVLAGLATPLVLSVHTIVSFDFATSVIPGWHTTILPPYFVAGAIFSGFAMVNTLLIIMRKVSGLEDYITIQHIELMNIIVMITGSIVGVAYITELVIAWYSGVEYEQYAFLNRATGPYWWSYWLMMTCNVISPQVMWFKKIRTSIMASFIISLVVNVGMWFERFVIIVTSLHRDYLPSSWTMFSPTFVDAGFYIGTIGFFFVLFLLYARSFPVIAQAEVKTILKSSGDNFKRARENGNHSHNH, from the coding sequence ATGTCGTCACATTACGAAGCACCCATTAGAAAACCTTTAGTTCTTGGTGATAAAAGCTATCACGATGTAACTGTAGATGTGGCTAGACCTGTTGAAGGAAGAGCAAATAAACAATGGTGGATTGTTTTCTCAATCGCATTAATTGCTTTCCTTTGGGGAGTTGGCTGTGTAGCTTATACCGTTTCAACAGGTATTGGTACTTGGGGTTCAAATAAAACAGTTGGTTGGGCATGGGATATCACTAACTTCGTTTGGTGGGTAGGTATCGGTCACGCGGGTACACTTATCTCTGCCGTATTATTATTATTCAGACAAAAATGGAGAATGGCAATTAACCGTTCTGCAGAGGCAATGACAATTTTCTCTGTATGTCAAGCGGGTATGTTCCCAGTTTTCCACATGGGACGTCCTTGGTTAGCATTCTGGGTTTTACCAATGCCAAACCAATTCGGTTCATTATGGGTTAACTTTAACTCTCCATTATTATGGGACGTATTTGCGATCTCAACATATTTATCAGTATCGTTAGTTTTCTGGTGGACTGGTTTATTACCTGATTTCGCTATGTTACGTGATAGAGCTATTTCCCCTTTTACTAAAAGAGTTTATTCTATCTTATCATTCGGATGGTCTGGTCGTGCAAAAGACTGGCAACGTTTTGAGGAGGTTTCTTTAGTATTAGCTGGTTTAGCAACTCCACTTGTATTATCGGTACACACAATTGTATCATTTGACTTTGCTACTTCTGTTATTCCAGGATGGCATACAACAATCTTACCTCCGTATTTCGTTGCAGGAGCTATCTTCTCTGGATTTGCGATGGTAAACACTTTGTTAATCATTATGAGAAAAGTATCTGGTCTTGAAGACTATATTACAATTCAACATATTGAGTTAATGAATATTATTGTAATGATTACTGGATCTATCGTTGGGGTAGCATATATTACAGAGTTAGTTATCGCTTGGTATTCTGGAGTAGAGTATGAGCAATATGCTTTCTTAAACCGTGCTACAGGACCTTACTGGTGGTCATACTGGTTAATGATGACTTGTAACGTAATTTCTCCACAGGTAATGTGGTTCAAGAAAATTAGAACAAGTATCATGGCATCTTTTATTATTTCGTTAGTAGTAAACGTAGGTATGTGGTTTGAGCGTTTCGTAATTATCGTAACTTCATTACACCGTGACTACTTGCCATCATCTTGGACAATGTTCTCACCAACATTTGTAGATGCAGGTTTCTACATCGGAACAATCGGATTCTTCTTTGTATTATTCTTATTATACGCTAGAAGCTTCCCAGTAATTGCTCAAGCAGAGGTTAAAACTATTTTAAAATCTTCTGGAGACAATTTCAAAAGAGCTAGAGAAAACGGGAACCATTCACATAATCATTAA
- a CDS encoding quinol:cytochrome C oxidoreductase, translating into MYTFSNKLKTFSFLLIILGVIGIAYGFLTAPKTVQDVELILAEQHHDGHGSHDEAHVTTDSHAVGDSHAEVAAHDEAHQKHLEHVLHQLQNKPWAAVYVAAIFFMFIALGIFTFNQIQYAASAGWSPVLFRVMEALSAYLLPGSIIFFILLVASSMHLNHMFVWMADGVTDPTSPNYDFIIAGKAAYLNIPFFLIRAVIFLAGWNIFRMLSRKNSIALDETGDLTYYKKNFKLAATYLVFFIVSESIMSWDWIMSIDAHWYSTLFGWYVFASFFVSGITVIALATIYLKSQGYLDFVNKSHIHDLAKFMFGISIFWTYLWFSQFMLMWYANIPEEVTYYIFRIKEYNLPFFGMLVLNFLLPVLLLINTDFKRLSWIIVMTGICILVGHYLDFYNMIMPGTVGASWYIGVTEIGAILLFAGLFIYFGFKALAKTPLLVKNNPMVEESKHFHY; encoded by the coding sequence ATGTACACATTTTCAAATAAATTAAAAACCTTCTCTTTCCTATTAATAATCCTTGGGGTTATTGGTATAGCTTATGGTTTTTTAACAGCTCCAAAAACTGTTCAAGACGTTGAGCTTATTTTAGCAGAACAACACCATGATGGTCATGGTTCTCATGATGAAGCTCACGTTACAACAGATAGTCATGCAGTAGGAGATTCACACGCTGAAGTTGCTGCTCATGATGAAGCTCATCAAAAACATTTAGAACACGTATTGCACCAATTACAAAACAAGCCTTGGGCTGCTGTTTACGTTGCTGCTATCTTCTTTATGTTTATTGCACTTGGTATTTTTACCTTTAATCAGATTCAATATGCAGCTTCTGCAGGTTGGTCACCAGTATTATTTAGAGTTATGGAAGCATTATCAGCGTATTTATTACCTGGTTCAATAATCTTCTTTATCTTATTAGTTGCATCGTCAATGCATTTAAATCATATGTTTGTTTGGATGGCTGATGGAGTAACTGACCCAACTAGTCCTAACTATGATTTTATAATTGCTGGTAAAGCAGCTTATTTAAATATTCCATTTTTCTTAATCCGTGCAGTTATTTTCTTAGCAGGTTGGAATATTTTTAGAATGTTATCTCGTAAAAATTCTATCGCTTTAGATGAAACAGGAGATTTAACATACTATAAAAAGAATTTTAAATTAGCAGCTACTTATTTAGTATTCTTTATCGTATCAGAATCTATTATGTCATGGGATTGGATTATGTCTATCGACGCTCACTGGTATTCTACTTTATTCGGATGGTATGTTTTTGCATCTTTCTTCGTATCTGGAATTACAGTAATCGCTTTAGCTACAATCTATTTGAAATCTCAAGGTTACTTAGATTTTGTTAACAAAAGTCACATACACGATTTAGCTAAATTCATGTTCGGTATTTCTATTTTCTGGACATACTTATGGTTCTCACAATTCATGTTAATGTGGTATGCTAACATCCCAGAAGAGGTTACATATTATATCTTTAGAATTAAAGAGTACAACTTACCGTTCTTTGGAATGTTAGTATTGAATTTCTTATTACCTGTATTATTATTAATCAACACAGATTTCAAACGTTTATCTTGGATCATTGTAATGACTGGTATTTGTATTCTTGTAGGTCACTATTTAGATTTCTATAATATGATTATGCCTGGTACTGTTGGTGCTTCTTGGTATATCGGAGTTACTGAAATTGGTGCTATATTATTATTCGCAGGATTATTCATCTATTTTGGATTTAAGGCTTTAGCTAAAACTCCATTATTAGTGAAGAATAACCCAATGGTTGAAGAAAGTAAACATTTTCATTATTAA
- a CDS encoding DUF3341 domain-containing protein — MSTKVIHALYNDDDVLMDAVKTTRAAHHHIEEVYTPFPVHGLDKALGLAPTRLAICAFIYGLCGLGFATFMMNYIMIQDWPQDIGGKPSFSYIQNMPAFVPVMFEMTVFFAAHLMVITFFLRSRLWPFKAAENPDVRTTDDHFLMEVSLHGNEEDAVAFFKNTGAVEVKVIDKH, encoded by the coding sequence ATGAGTACAAAAGTTATACATGCATTATATAATGATGATGACGTTTTAATGGACGCTGTAAAAACTACACGTGCTGCACATCATCACATTGAAGAAGTTTACACACCATTTCCAGTTCACGGATTGGATAAAGCCTTAGGATTAGCTCCAACTCGCTTAGCTATCTGTGCCTTTATTTATGGTTTATGTGGTTTAGGTTTCGCTACTTTCATGATGAATTATATCATGATTCAAGATTGGCCTCAAGATATTGGTGGTAAACCAAGTTTTAGTTATATTCAGAACATGCCAGCCTTTGTTCCGGTCATGTTTGAGATGACTGTATTCTTTGCTGCCCACTTGATGGTAATTACTTTCTTTTTAAGAAGTAGATTATGGCCTTTCAAAGCAGCAGAAAATCCAGATGTTAGAACAACAGACGATCACTTCTTAATGGAAGTTTCATTACATGGAAATGAAGAAGATGCTGTTGCTTTCTTTAAAAATACTGGAGCAGTTGAAGTTAAAGTAATCGATAAACACTAA
- a CDS encoding cytochrome c oxidase subunit II: MTSLLILVIVALLGIAIWQLTKIFDLTQNISGNELCDSEIATDKDNNIQGYLLFGFLGFIYALTIFSIVKYGHFPLLANSASEHGKDVDNLMWISLGLIFFVQTITQFLLHYFAFANRGRKDKKAFYFSDNEKLEMIWTIIPVIVLSGLILYGLFTWNAIMNVDEEEDVIYVEVYAKQFGWDIRYAGKDNVLGKANVRFIKGVNVTGADMSDPNSQDDILATELRLPKGKKVVMKMRSQDVLHSAYFPHFRAQMNCVPGMVTQFAMTPSVTTAEIRETEEIKNRVSRINKVRSERSAELVAKGEEALAPYVFDYVLLCNKICGRSHYNMQLKVVVETEAEFNKWFAAQKTLGQLVADEKAAAEAPAVEKVVAPEQNTQELETVVDTTAVVAQVIK; the protein is encoded by the coding sequence ATGACGAGTTTATTAATACTAGTTATCGTAGCATTATTAGGAATTGCAATTTGGCAATTAACTAAAATATTTGATTTAACACAAAATATTTCAGGAAATGAATTATGTGATTCTGAAATCGCTACAGATAAAGACAACAATATCCAAGGATATTTATTATTCGGATTTTTAGGATTTATTTATGCTTTAACTATCTTTAGTATTGTTAAGTATGGACATTTTCCACTTTTAGCTAACTCTGCATCTGAACATGGTAAAGACGTAGACAACTTAATGTGGATTTCGTTAGGATTAATCTTTTTTGTTCAAACTATTACACAATTTTTACTACACTATTTCGCATTTGCAAATAGAGGTAGAAAAGATAAAAAAGCATTCTATTTTTCTGATAACGAAAAATTAGAAATGATTTGGACTATTATTCCAGTAATTGTATTATCAGGTTTAATTCTTTACGGATTATTTACTTGGAATGCAATCATGAATGTTGACGAAGAAGAAGATGTTATTTATGTTGAAGTTTATGCTAAACAATTTGGTTGGGATATTCGCTACGCAGGAAAAGATAACGTTTTAGGTAAAGCTAACGTTCGTTTTATAAAAGGAGTAAATGTAACTGGAGCAGATATGTCTGATCCAAATTCACAAGATGATATTCTTGCTACAGAATTAAGATTACCTAAAGGTAAAAAAGTAGTAATGAAAATGCGTTCTCAAGACGTTTTACACTCTGCTTATTTCCCTCACTTCAGAGCACAAATGAACTGTGTACCTGGTATGGTAACTCAATTCGCTATGACTCCATCAGTTACTACAGCTGAAATCAGAGAAACAGAAGAAATTAAGAACCGAGTAAGTAGAATCAATAAAGTTCGTTCTGAAAGAAGTGCTGAACTTGTTGCAAAAGGAGAAGAAGCTTTAGCTCCTTACGTATTTGATTATGTATTATTATGTAATAAAATCTGTGGACGTTCTCACTACAACATGCAATTAAAAGTTGTTGTTGAAACAGAAGCTGAATTTAATAAATGGTTCGCTGCACAAAAAACTTTAGGACAATTAGTAGCTGATGAAAAAGCCGCTGCTGAAGCACCTGCTGTTGAAAAAGTTGTAGCTCCTGAACAAAATACACAAGAGTTAGAAACAGTGGTAGATACTACCGCTGTTGTAGCTCAAGTTATCAAATAA
- a CDS encoding c-type cytochrome encodes MKKVGNHNSFSRIFFLCLAFMLTFSTLSFAQDAAKGKELFNSNCAACHKLDAASTGPALRGVAERHSTEWLHKWIKDSSGLIKSGDAAAVKVFNEWKNVPMNSFPNLSDEDIDNIIAYTSTVKEAPKAGGPGDNTGQAASADAGVSNMVILIALAVVLAMLVIMLLLVKKVLAKVVEKNGLTVQEQKSLPIWKAFVKNQFAVIVSVIMLILVGSYFAFGFMMQIGVDKGYEPIQPIHFSHKIHVGENGIDCKYCHSSARTSKTSGIPSLNVCMNCHKNINEFTGHPDSTYVEYSREYYTAEIQKIYDAVGWDPIAQEYTGEEKPVKWVRIHNLPDFVYFNHSQHVSVAGLECQTCHGPVEEMEVMRQHSPLTMGWCINCHRETDVKIKDNAYYAKIHEELSKKYGVEKLTAAQMGGTECGKCHY; translated from the coding sequence ATGAAAAAAGTGGGTAACCATAATTCGTTTTCAAGGATTTTTTTCTTGTGTTTAGCATTTATGCTAACTTTTTCTACGTTGTCTTTTGCGCAAGATGCTGCAAAGGGTAAAGAATTATTTAATTCAAATTGTGCGGCTTGTCACAAGTTGGATGCGGCTTCAACAGGACCTGCTTTGCGTGGTGTTGCTGAAAGACATTCGACTGAATGGCTTCATAAATGGATTAAAGATAGTTCAGGATTAATTAAATCAGGTGACGCTGCTGCTGTCAAGGTTTTCAATGAGTGGAAGAATGTTCCTATGAACTCATTCCCAAATTTATCTGATGAAGATATCGATAATATTATTGCGTATACTTCAACGGTTAAAGAAGCTCCGAAAGCTGGAGGTCCTGGAGATAATACAGGTCAAGCTGCTTCGGCTGATGCTGGTGTTTCTAATATGGTAATATTAATTGCATTGGCTGTAGTTTTAGCAATGCTTGTAATTATGCTTTTATTAGTTAAGAAGGTATTAGCAAAAGTTGTTGAGAAAAATGGTTTAACGGTTCAAGAACAAAAAAGTTTGCCAATTTGGAAAGCTTTTGTTAAAAATCAATTTGCAGTAATTGTTTCTGTAATTATGTTGATTTTAGTTGGTTCTTATTTTGCATTCGGATTTATGATGCAAATTGGAGTTGATAAAGGTTACGAGCCAATTCAACCAATTCACTTCTCTCACAAAATTCACGTTGGAGAAAACGGAATCGATTGTAAATATTGTCACTCTTCAGCTCGTACAAGTAAAACATCTGGAATTCCATCATTGAATGTTTGTATGAACTGTCACAAAAATATTAATGAATTTACAGGTCATCCAGATTCAACTTATGTTGAGTACAGTAGAGAATACTACACTGCAGAAATTCAGAAGATTTATGATGCAGTAGGATGGGATCCAATTGCTCAAGAATATACAGGAGAAGAGAAACCAGTTAAATGGGTTCGTATTCATAACTTACCTGATTTCGTATATTTCAATCACTCTCAACACGTTTCTGTTGCAGGTTTAGAATGTCAAACATGTCACGGACCAGTTGAAGAAATGGAAGTGATGAGACAACATTCTCCATTAACAATGGGATGGTGTATTAACTGTCACCGTGAGACGGATGTTAAAATTAAAGACAACGCTTACTATGCGAAAATTCACGAAGAATTATCTAAAAAGTACGGTGTAGAGAAATTGACAGCTGCTCAAATGGGTGGAACAGAATGTGGTAAATGTCACTATTAA
- a CDS encoding TAT-variant-translocated molybdopterin oxidoreductase → MASNKKYWKSVEELNENSSIVDKLRNNEFVEEIPTEEFLGDKNTLSSSSTTRRDFLKYVGFSTAAASLAACEGPLKKSIPYVLQPEEIIPGVADYYATTIADGFDFTNILIKSREGRPIKVVNNNEEGALTGANARVHASVLSLYDSLRLKQPKIEGKAASWSEVDSKIKASLEEAKAAGSKIVVLTNTMASPSTNKLMSELNAAYPTLQHVVYDAVSSDAALDAFQQAYGERALADYDFGKADVIVSVGADFLGDWQGGGYDAAYAKGRVPKNGKMSKHIQFEANMSLAGANADKRVPMTVADQKLALVKLYSLVTGSTVSVAATAADAEVVKAAQQLKAAGSAGVLVSGIDDVNAQLLVFAINQALGSAAFNPAQPKYVRGGNNKEVAQLVKDMNAGSVHTLIMSGVNPAYTLADAAAFLEGLKKVKLSATYTLREDETAAATTIAASTTHYLESWGDVQMKKGHYSVTQPTIRPLFNSKQIQEGMLSWLGKTESYYDYLRAVGTGIATGTTWNKLVHNGFYTFEATGNSTASADFSTAASQLAAAKKGAGFELVLYTKTGMGDGQQSNNPWLQEFPDPLTRVSWDNYATVSRADAEELGLENWFVANGGMNGRYISIKLGDKVLENVPVVVQPGQAKGTIGLALGYGRKAGMKEEMQVGVNAYTLYKGFNNTQDVTIEKTAGEHEFACIQLQKTLMGRGDILKDTDLKTFNDQGADVWNVKPHVSLDHQSVKASTVDIWQSFDRTIGHHFNLSIDLNSCTGCGACVIACHAENNVPVVGKTEVRKSRDMHWLRIDRYYSSEDTFQGDVETKMAASGLMGSIETFKGLENPADNPQVAFQPVMCQHCNHAPCETVCPVAATSHGRQGQNQMAYNRCVGTRYCANNCPYKVRRFNWFLYAQNAEFDYNMNDDLGRMVLNPDVNVRSRGVMEKCSMCIQMTQATILKAKSEGRLVKANEFEVACSAACSSGSMVFGDVNDKESEVAKLAQDDRMYHLLEHIGTQPNVFYHVKVRNS, encoded by the coding sequence ATGGCATCAAACAAAAAATACTGGAAAAGTGTTGAGGAGCTTAACGAGAACAGTTCTATTGTTGATAAGCTGAGAAACAATGAGTTTGTTGAAGAGATTCCTACTGAAGAGTTTCTTGGTGATAAAAACACCTTGTCTTCGTCTTCAACTACTCGTCGAGACTTTTTGAAATACGTTGGTTTTTCAACGGCAGCTGCATCATTAGCTGCTTGTGAGGGTCCTTTGAAAAAATCGATTCCTTACGTGTTGCAACCAGAAGAAATCATTCCTGGTGTGGCAGATTATTATGCTACCACTATTGCTGATGGATTTGATTTTACTAATATTTTAATTAAATCACGCGAAGGACGTCCTATTAAAGTTGTTAATAATAATGAAGAAGGAGCTTTAACTGGCGCAAATGCAAGAGTGCATGCTTCTGTATTATCATTATATGATAGCTTACGTCTTAAGCAACCAAAAATTGAAGGTAAAGCTGCTTCATGGTCAGAAGTTGATTCTAAAATCAAAGCGAGTTTAGAAGAAGCTAAAGCTGCAGGAAGTAAAATCGTTGTGTTAACAAATACAATGGCTTCTCCGTCAACTAATAAATTAATGTCTGAATTAAATGCAGCTTACCCAACATTACAACATGTTGTTTATGATGCAGTTTCTTCAGATGCTGCTCTAGATGCTTTCCAACAAGCTTACGGAGAAAGAGCATTAGCTGATTACGATTTCGGAAAAGCTGATGTAATTGTTTCTGTAGGTGCTGATTTCTTAGGAGATTGGCAAGGTGGAGGATACGATGCTGCTTATGCAAAAGGTCGTGTTCCTAAAAACGGAAAAATGTCTAAACACATTCAGTTCGAAGCTAATATGTCGTTAGCTGGAGCGAATGCTGATAAACGAGTTCCAATGACTGTTGCTGATCAAAAATTAGCATTAGTTAAATTATATAGCTTAGTTACTGGTTCTACTGTTTCTGTTGCTGCAACAGCTGCTGATGCAGAAGTGGTAAAAGCTGCACAACAATTAAAAGCTGCTGGTTCTGCTGGTGTTTTAGTTTCAGGAATTGATGATGTAAATGCTCAATTACTTGTATTCGCAATCAATCAAGCATTAGGATCTGCTGCTTTCAATCCTGCACAACCAAAATATGTTCGTGGAGGTAATAATAAAGAGGTTGCTCAATTAGTAAAAGATATGAATGCTGGTTCAGTTCATACATTAATTATGTCTGGAGTTAATCCTGCTTATACTTTAGCTGATGCTGCTGCTTTCTTAGAAGGATTGAAAAAAGTAAAACTATCTGCTACATATACTTTAAGAGAAGATGAAACTGCAGCGGCTACAACAATTGCTGCTTCTACAACTCATTACTTAGAGTCTTGGGGAGATGTTCAAATGAAAAAAGGACATTACTCGGTTACACAACCTACAATTCGTCCTTTATTCAATTCTAAACAAATTCAAGAAGGTATGCTTTCTTGGTTAGGAAAAACAGAATCTTACTACGATTATTTAAGAGCTGTTGGAACTGGAATTGCTACAGGAACTACTTGGAATAAATTAGTACATAATGGATTCTATACATTCGAAGCTACTGGTAATTCAACTGCTTCTGCTGATTTCTCAACGGCTGCTTCTCAATTAGCTGCTGCTAAAAAAGGAGCTGGTTTTGAATTGGTATTGTATACAAAAACAGGAATGGGTGATGGTCAACAATCTAATAACCCATGGTTACAAGAATTCCCTGACCCATTAACTCGTGTTTCTTGGGATAACTATGCAACTGTTTCTCGTGCTGATGCAGAAGAATTAGGATTAGAAAACTGGTTTGTTGCAAACGGTGGTATGAATGGACGTTATATTTCTATTAAATTAGGAGATAAAGTTTTAGAAAATGTACCAGTTGTTGTTCAGCCAGGTCAAGCAAAAGGAACTATCGGTTTAGCTTTAGGATACGGGCGTAAAGCTGGTATGAAAGAAGAAATGCAGGTAGGTGTAAATGCTTATACTTTATATAAAGGATTTAATAATACTCAAGATGTTACCATTGAAAAAACTGCAGGAGAGCATGAATTTGCTTGTATTCAGTTACAAAAAACATTAATGGGTAGAGGTGATATCTTAAAAGATACGGATTTAAAAACATTTAATGATCAAGGAGCAGATGTATGGAATGTAAAACCTCATGTATCTTTAGATCACCAATCTGTAAAAGCATCGACTGTTGATATTTGGCAATCATTTGATCGTACAATTGGGCATCACTTTAATTTATCTATTGACTTAAACTCTTGTACAGGATGTGGAGCTTGTGTTATCGCATGTCACGCTGAAAACAATGTTCCAGTTGTTGGTAAAACAGAAGTTAGAAAATCTCGTGATATGCACTGGTTACGTATCGATAGATATTATTCTTCAGAAGATACTTTCCAAGGTGATGTTGAAACTAAAATGGCTGCAAGTGGTTTAATGGGATCTATCGAAACTTTCAAAGGTTTAGAAAATCCTGCTGATAACCCACAAGTTGCATTCCAACCTGTAATGTGTCAACACTGTAACCACGCACCTTGTGAAACTGTATGTCCTGTGGCTGCAACTTCTCACGGTCGTCAAGGTCAAAACCAAATGGCATACAACCGTTGTGTTGGTACTCGTTACTGTGCAAACAACTGCCCTTATAAAGTACGTCGTTTCAACTGGTTCTTATACGCTCAAAATGCTGAGTTTGATTATAACATGAATGATGATTTAGGTCGTATGGTATTAAACCCAGATGTAAATGTACGTTCACGTGGGGTTATGGAAAAATGTTCTATGTGTATCCAAATGACTCAAGCTACAATCTTAAAAGCTAAGAGTGAAGGTAGATTGGTAAAAGCAAATGAATTTGAAGTAGCTTGTTCTGCTGCATGTTCATCTGGATCTATGGTATTTGGAGATGTTAATGATAAAGAATCAGAAGTTGCTAAATTAGCACAAGATGATAGAATGTATCATTTATTAGAGCACATTGGTACACAACCAAATGTTTTCTACCACGTTAAAGTTAGAAATTCATAG